The genomic stretch CCGGCTCGTAGGCCCAAGTAATCTCGGCCCGCGAACCATGGTCATTGGTGATGAATGAGACGGCCGGCGGCTCAACCGCCCGGTAACCGCGACGGTCAAACCAGTCGAACAACGTATCGAGCGACGCGGTGAGATCGAGCGTGGCCGCGTCGGTGAACTGAACGCCGATAAACGCGGCATCGCGCGCCGGCAACTGCCGCGTGGCGATACCGTTTGGCATGGTCACCGGCGTCATAATAGGAATGGCTGCTTCGAGCCGACCTTCGTCGTCCGATATGGGATCAATCAGCACACAAAACGGTTCGCCCGCGGGCGCCACACCGGCCTGAGCCAACACCGCGTAACCCGCAGTTAGCTCTCCGCGAAAACGTTCAAGCAATGCGCGCCGCTCTCCCAGAAACGGCCACACCGCCACCATCGTCGCTGAACGTTTGCGCTCGCTAATCGCCGGCCCCTCGGTTGGTGCGTTATTGCGCAGCAATGTCAGCGCTGCTTGTAACGCACGCTTCTGTCGCGCGAACCGCTGTTCGCCTTCCTGCGCGAAGCGATACAACAGCGCTTCGGCACGCGCCGAGTCGGCGACAACGGCCGCCACGTCCGCGAGCGGCAGCTCCATATCGCGCAGCGTGCGAATCAAACGCCCGAGCGCAATTTGATCGTCGCGGTAGTAGCGATAGCCGTTGCTCGTCTCCACCGCCGCCGGCCGCAGCAGTCCTTGCTCGTCGTACAGCCGCAACGCTTTGGGCGACAGCTGCGTCGCCGCGGCGAATTCTCCAATGGAAAGGAGACGCGAGGGTTGTTGAAAATCCATGGCCACACTCTACCGGTTGCCCTAAGGGCAAGGTCAAGCCGATTCACGCGGTGGTTTAGCGAATTCGCCGGAAATCGCTCAATGCTCAAAAAAATCCATCTTTCTAACCCTTAGTCTCAGGTATCAGAACCTTAACCAATAACGCGGCTATGCATAGGCGTAGCCGTACCTGAGAAAACTCTTATTTTCTTCTCAGCGACTTCTCAGATTGATTTCCCATACTGCGACTTCCTAAACATCTTTCCACAAGGAGATAGTTAATGAAGTCCGCAAACCCCGTATTCTCTAAATCAAACACGACCCTGGCGATGGTACTCTTATTGTGTGCAACCGGACTGTCGGCGTCATTCGCCTATGCCGGCGGTGATCAGAGCGCGCTTCCAGCACGGTTGCCCGACGCCAAAATCAGTCTCGTGGACGGCATCAATCGTGCCGAGCAGTTAGCCGGTTTGCCGATCTCGGCGAAGCTCGAAATGTCGGGCAAGGATTTGCACTTAAGCGTGTACACCGCGAAGCA from Gammaproteobacteria bacterium encodes the following:
- a CDS encoding MerR family transcriptional regulator, with amino-acid sequence MDFQQPSRLLSIGEFAAATQLSPKALRLYDEQGLLRPAAVETSNGYRYYRDDQIALGRLIRTLRDMELPLADVAAVVADSARAEALLYRFAQEGEQRFARQKRALQAALTLLRNNAPTEGPAISERKRSATMVAVWPFLGERRALLERFRGELTAGYAVLAQAGVAPAGEPFCVLIDPISDDEGRLEAAIPIMTPVTMPNGIATRQLPARDAAFIGVQFTDAATLDLTASLDTLFDWFDRRGYRAVEPPAVSFITNDHGSRAEITWAYEPVLVSSHLPR